CTCGGAAATAACTGCTGCGCTTTCAAGGTCGCAGACGGAGAGACTTGGTTGAATTTGATAGACGCACCGCCGGATCTTGCCACACTGGAAGAACGCCCGACTGCTTATGGCAATCCAATCCTCTTCCCGTTCCCGAACCGAATCCGAAATGGCACATGGCAGTTTGAGGGTGAGACCTATCAGTTTGACAAATCACCCGAATCCCCAACGACAATCCACGGTTTGCTATTGAATCAGCCGTATCAGGTCGAGAGCCATACCGCTGATGAAAACGGGGCAACACTGGTATGTTCGCTTAATTCTCAAGATTTTCCCGAAGTCGTCCGCCAATATCCGTTCCCTTTCAAAATTGAGATTACCTATACCCTTAAAGATACTGTGCTAACGATGGAGACTTCCATCAAAAATATCGGCGATCGGAATATGCCGATGGGGTTCGGTATCCACCCATATTTCAGCGTAGACCTCGGCACCGAAGCGGATGCGTCCCAAGCAGTGATTACCGTCCCCGCCGCCGAGTATTGGGAACTTGATGAAGTCCTCGTGCCAACCGGGAGACGGCACACTGTTAGCGGCACACTTGATCTACAAAATGGACAACCGTTTTCACGACTGAAACTCGATCATGTCTTTACAGACGTTCAATTCGTTGATGGTGTAAGTCGCTGCCTCATCGGGAATAAAGATACAGGATACGGTATGGTAATGGAATCCGACGCGCAGTTCAGAGAATTGGTTGTCTATACGCCTCCTAACAGAAATGCTATCTGTTTTGAGCCTTACACCTGCCCAACGGATGCTATCAACCTTGAAGCGCGCGGAATTCCCGCAGGCGTAATTGTACTGGCACCTGATGAAACCTTTTCCGGAACCGTCCGCTTTCTGTTACAGTAGTAGGCACGCTCCGTGTGCCGTTCACCTGAAAACGCAACCTTACTTATGGGGGACACCGCTTGATTCGTGCCTTATTCCTGCTTCCATTTTTTCTCCTAATTGCGCAGCCGTGTATAGCAATCCGCGAAGGCACAGCGACTGCTGACATCTTTATCAGACACTACGCGCGGTCTCGGGACTTCGGGAAACTTGCGCTCTGGCACGAAGCCGCCGCAGAATGCCTTAAACGCATTTCTGTCCCCATGAACGAGGTCGCGCACAACTACTACATCCAGCGCGGATACAAACAGTGGATGGCACGTGCAAAAAAAGA
This sequence is a window from Candidatus Poribacteria bacterium. Protein-coding genes within it:
- a CDS encoding aldose 1-epimerase, producing MIRLFFYHQFKGLWKHARRIGACYVLLLCLTMLVNADKGETMAHTSYTVAAKTVEGFQVYYIQQDNKAVAQIVPALGNNCCAFKVADGETWLNLIDAPPDLATLEERPTAYGNPILFPFPNRIRNGTWQFEGETYQFDKSPESPTTIHGLLLNQPYQVESHTADENGATLVCSLNSQDFPEVVRQYPFPFKIEITYTLKDTVLTMETSIKNIGDRNMPMGFGIHPYFSVDLGTEADASQAVITVPAAEYWELDEVLVPTGRRHTVSGTLDLQNGQPFSRLKLDHVFTDVQFVDGVSRCLIGNKDTGYGMVMESDAQFRELVVYTPPNRNAICFEPYTCPTDAINLEARGIPAGVIVLAPDETFSGTVRFLLQ